The Algoriphagus sanaruensis genome window below encodes:
- the rpoN gene encoding RNA polymerase factor sigma-54, which produces MQKLNLTQSLSQKLSPQQIQFIKLLQVPTAELDARIEEELEINPALEEGREEESDKAQEEDDFEDSYEDDLGRDDHEINLDDYLDDEYSGYKMQGDGNYNADEEDREIPISSQSSLHEQLISQLNFLKLDDRQKIIGQQLIGSIENDGYIRRDLEAIINDLAFSQNIETDIDEMEEILRKIQTFDPAGIAARNLQECLIIQLERKEHPDDPMVLHALAIVQDCFEEFTKKHYPKIQKRLDLSEEEIKDAVNLITRLNPKPGGISDGLVRTQYIIPDFILTNNSGKLEVSLNSKNAPELRISRSYADMFDAYDKSDKKDKKLKETVTFVKQKLDAAKWFIDAIKQRQNTLLRTMEAILNYQKEFFIDGDETNLRPMILKDIAEKIDMDISTVSRVANSKSIQTEFGVYPLKYFFSEGIATDSGEDVSNREVKSVLQGMVDAEDKKKPLSDDKLVKMLNKKGYNIARRTVAKYREQLQIPVARLRKEL; this is translated from the coding sequence ATGCAAAAGCTTAATCTTACACAATCGCTTTCACAGAAGCTTTCTCCGCAGCAAATTCAGTTTATCAAATTGTTGCAGGTGCCTACAGCGGAACTGGATGCACGTATTGAAGAGGAATTGGAAATTAATCCCGCGCTGGAGGAAGGGCGCGAGGAAGAATCTGATAAAGCTCAAGAAGAGGATGATTTTGAGGATTCGTATGAGGATGATTTGGGGCGGGATGATCATGAAATCAACTTGGATGACTATCTCGATGATGAGTATAGTGGGTATAAAATGCAAGGAGATGGGAATTACAACGCCGACGAGGAAGATCGGGAAATTCCAATATCCTCCCAGTCGAGCTTGCATGAGCAGCTGATCTCCCAGCTTAACTTTTTGAAACTGGATGATCGTCAGAAAATCATTGGTCAGCAATTGATCGGAAGTATTGAAAATGATGGCTATATCCGCCGGGATCTCGAGGCAATCATTAATGATTTGGCTTTTTCTCAAAATATTGAAACGGATATTGATGAGATGGAGGAGATCCTTAGGAAGATTCAAACTTTTGATCCTGCAGGAATCGCCGCAAGAAATCTTCAAGAATGCCTGATTATTCAATTGGAGCGGAAAGAGCACCCAGATGATCCGATGGTTTTACATGCCTTAGCCATTGTTCAGGATTGTTTTGAAGAATTCACCAAAAAGCATTACCCTAAAATTCAAAAGAGACTGGATCTTTCTGAGGAGGAGATCAAAGATGCGGTCAATCTAATTACGCGATTAAATCCTAAGCCAGGAGGTATTTCTGATGGCTTGGTCCGTACGCAATACATCATTCCTGATTTTATTTTGACCAACAATAGCGGGAAGCTAGAGGTCAGTCTAAATTCTAAAAATGCTCCTGAACTTCGGATTTCTAGATCCTATGCGGATATGTTTGACGCGTATGATAAGAGTGACAAGAAAGATAAAAAGCTTAAAGAAACTGTCACTTTTGTCAAGCAAAAACTTGATGCCGCCAAATGGTTTATCGATGCAATCAAACAGCGCCAAAATACGCTTTTGAGAACCATGGAGGCGATTCTTAACTATCAAAAGGAATTTTTTATCGATGGAGATGAGACTAATCTTCGACCGATGATTCTAAAGGATATTGCTGAGAAAATTGATATGGATATTTCAACGGTTTCTCGTGTGGCAAATAGTAAATCCATTCAGACGGAGTTTGGAGTTTATCCTTTGAAATATTTCTTTTCAGAGGGGATTGCTACAGATAGTGGGGAAGATGTCAGCAATCGAGAAGTCAAATCAGTATTGCAGGGAATGGTGGATGCCGAGGATAAAAAGAAACCGCTATCTGATGATAAGCTGGTGAAAATGCTGAATAAAAAAGGGTACAATATTGCTCGCCGTACAGTTGCCAAATACCGTGAGCAACTCCAGATTCCTGTAGCAAGACTTAGAAAGGAATTGTAG